ataaataaataattttacCATATAGGAGCCACATATCACTTCTGCCCATGGTAGAAGCACCAGGTCCTGCTATAATGTTAGAAAGCAAGAATGACTGCTGCACAATGACCAAGCAGCAGGTAAAGTCTACTACATGCAGTGAGAATtgatcatcattagagatgagcgagcatactcgctatagacaattactcgatcgagcattgcccttagcgagtacctgcccgctcgggagcaaagaatcggctgccagcggcgggcggggagcggcgggggagagcggggaggaacggaggggagaactctctttccctctccccccccccccccccccgctcccccctgctcatggccgcaactcacctgtcacccgcgccggcagccgaaccttctctgccaagcggggagatactcgctaaggacaatgctcgatcgagtaattgtctatagcgagtatgctcgctcatctctaatcatcatccTTTGAGCGTAGACAGGCGAAAACTATCATTATTGAGAAGTATCTCAAATATGGGCAAAGTCCAATGCAGTATGTCCCTGAACAGAAGTTATCCAAAGCTAACAACAGTCTCATTCGTGAGAAATGTCTCATATGCTGTAGATTTGTCTAAGCATTAATAGATATgcaaaatgaaaacaaaggttcggTACGGTGATAGCCAGTAgagtcaaatgtgattgttcccagcaagagaaaccacgtaatcttgtagatatgatacatatgCAAAATCTCAGGAAAGAGAGAACCACAGGAAAGACGAACTAGGGGGCGCTACCGATGTAGTATATTCAATGAAGGAAACCAGAATATGAATGACACAAATGACTATTACTCTCAACTGATTCAGTTGTGTTTGGATGTACACAGCTACATAGAAGGCACTTCAAGAAGAGAGTCAGAAGGGCTGGTGAGTCCAGGATGAGGGGCTGCAATCTATTTCAGGGTCACGAAGACAGCCATGCACTGGGCTCAAAGCTGGGCACAATATTCAAAATAAAACAACCACCAGCCACTGTCGCTGAGTCAACAGATGCAATGACAAAATGACTCCGAAATAAAAATCTTCttttaatatataaaaaataggatCAAGCTGCGTGTTTCCACCCTGGACAGgtgtcttcctcaggcataacagAATAAGGTAACCACATACACACGGATTATCGCCACAGATTTCGCAGTGACATATcactcgtggacaggaggcctaaaacttATGGTTTTACACAGCAATGATAAAGTTAAATGGATTGTTTGTTCTATAGTTTTGGGCTCTCTATGCTCAAAACTACATAAAAAATATGCTCAGTATGGTGACAGACCGCTGCTTCGGTGCTCCAGCACCACGGAAATTGACAGGCGATGTGTCAAGGCCTGAAAACTAGTATCGAAGCCCCCGGCAAGTTTACAGAACATCATTGATGTCATCCCTGTTGGGCCTTCTATTGGCGACAGTAGTCAAATGGGTAAACAACCCATATGCCTGCTGCCGTCAAAGCCAACTGAAGACCTAGCGaagcagcagggggggggggggggggcaggaggaggagagaggggggcagTGAGGCAGTGTATGGAGTACTGTGGTATTTTATAAATATATTATGcatcccccactgccaccaacgTAATCAGTACTCAGAAAGACCATTTTAAATACACTTTCAGGTTCTTTGGATGTAAAGAGTAACTATATATTGTATGTATGATCAAATTGTAAACCCTTTCTTAGTCTGGCAAAGCAATAGCAGGaacttaaccctttacaatccactgtctgacgtctaaagacattctgattgaaggctatacagctccgatgttggaagacgccctgcagggtattcttactgtatattactggtggctctgttgtcaggggcctctccaggatgtcccatactgcagtactggctccagacagcagattgcgccattgtataatggcagaaagagaaagccccctaggaaaccctgaatccaaaattggattgcaaagggttaaaagtatctACATCCCTGTATCTTTATTGTAAGTGTATTTTTCATGCCTAAGTAAGAATATCTAATAATAATAACATTACATTAGGTATCATAGCATATCACAACATATTTATGCATATTCATAATATAGTGACCAGCTTCTGTTATCTGCTGCAGGTAACCACTGCATTAGAAGAAGGTATATTTTATTACAGAATACCAATTACGGACTAAATGAATAAAACTGAATTATCACACTATAATTAATATAAATATCTAATCACCCATAACAAATTTCTTAAAACAAGATCCAGGGATTGTGGTAAGACAAGACGTGATACCACTGGGTTTAACTACAATAGCTCACCAGCAAAGTATCTCTTCATACAAATATTGAACTTCCTAAGCGGCATAACTTTGTACAGTTCTACAAGGGGATAGGAGAAGACTAGAATAAAAGGAAGCGGTATTGGTACAATTTAGAAATTCACTTCACCCTATTATTCCAAAGGAAGATAAAACATCCATAAGGCATAAACCAATCTGCTCTAAAAAGGAATCATCACAAGTGAAGATAAGACTGGATCAACATTAAAATCAAGAAATCTGCATATTTACTGTATATGATTAAATGTTATTTTGTTCTAACAAATCATCAAAGCATTCTGAAGCCATTCACTACTACAGTGACCAGATATAACTATAACCTCAAGACCAAAGGCTGTTGTAACAACCATAATTATTTGTATCGATGACAatttatatgtatatagtataactAATATATTTCTATTTTACGCTTGGCATTTAAACTACTTTGCATGTTATCATACTACAATATCACCACTTACATTGTTTAGATCATTCAGTGATTCCCCCTCAGATGAGGCTTCTTGATATATATCCTTTAGTTGGGGATAATTTACAGGCTGCACAATACTGAAATCTTGCTGTTCCGGGGCCGGGGGTAAATGAGTTTGGTAACTCTGCCCCTGGGACCCTGGAGGAACCATCCTGACCTCCATGTACTTTAAGGTCCCGTCTGTGTTCAGGTACAGAGCCGGCTGATACTGATCTGTGTAGGGTTTGGATTGGGATCCACCAAGTAAACAGCAACTACTGCCCCAATCATAACTGTCCTTCCTCAGACACTTCACCAATAATATCATGAAGGTAACAAGTGACACTAAGCTGATGGCCACCAGGGAGATGATTAAATACAGAGTCATATCTGATGGGGGTTTGGAATTTGTCAGGAAGTCCCCAGATTTGGGTCTTTCCACTATGACCTCATCTGCCATACTGACAAGTACCGTCACTGTGGTGGATAATGGAGGACTCCCCTGATCACTGATAGAAATGACAAGTTGTTGCTCCATGTTCTCGGCTTCCTGGAATCCTCTTACAGTTCTCACCTCTCCGGTGTGTTTAGACACTTGAAATGATGAGTAATTGATGGGGTGGATGAGAGTAAACAGCAGCCAGGCATTGTGACCAGAGTCCAGATCCACTGCGGACAGTTTTGTCACCAGATATCCGGCACTTGTAGACTTTGGGATCCTCTCTTGGACAATGAGGTCTTCAGAGTGTTCTGGATACAGCAGGGTGGGGGGATTGTCATTTGTATCCAGAATGAAGAGGAAGACGGGAACAGTGGAAGATAACTGTGGAGATCCTGAGTCTTCCACCTTTATGGTGATTTGTAAAACCTGGATCTGCTCATAGTCAAAGGAGCGCTGAGCGTATATATTCCCATCATTAGAATGAATGTAGACaaaggaggagacagaggagCCGTCAATCTGACTCTCCACTATGGAGTAAACCAGATCAGAATTAACCCCCTCATCTAGGTCGCTAGCAGATACTGTACATAGGAGAGTCCCTGGGTCACTGTTCTCCTTAATGAAAGCATTATAAGTAGACTGTGTGAACAGCGGAGCATTATCATTAATATCTGACACCCTGAGGGTGACGCTGGTTTTACTGTATAGAGGAGGAGACCCTAAATCAGAGGCTGTCAGCTCTATAGTGTATTGGGGGGTTTCCTCTCTATCCAGATTCCCGTCTGTCACCAATACATAACGATTCTGATTAGATCTTATTCTAAAAGGCACATTTGGTGATAGATTTAGTCTTATTTCTCCATTCTTTCCAGAATCCTTGTCATTTACATTAATAAATCCTACAACTGTCCCTATTAAGGCATTTTCTGGGATATTATTAATCACTGTGgaaaatgttattactgggggattATCATTGACATCTTCTATTTCCACATGAACTATACAGTTTCCTTTTAATTTAGGGAATCCTTTATCTTCTGCCTTAATGGATAATTCATAAAAATTTAACTCTTCAAAATCTACAAGGTTATTAACATAAATTTCTCCAGTTTGCTGATTTAAAGCAAATAACCTTTTAGCAGACTCAAATGTGTGATCCTCAAAGAAGAACTCAATCTCCCCATTTGCTCCGTCATCCTGATCTGTCGCATTCAGGGTTAATATAACAGTTTTCAATGGCAGATTCTCCCTTATACTGACTTTATAAACTGACTGATTAAAGACTGGAGGATTATCATTAATATCTAATACAAGGACTGTTATTCTGCAGGTCCCTGATCGGGCCGGTTCTCCTCCATCAATAGCTGTGAGAATGAGGTGATGTTCttgtttctcttctctatctaaaaCCTTCTCTAGTATCAGCTGAGGGATGAGCGTTCCATGTTTATGACTCTTTACTGACAATGAGAAATAAGGATTTGTATTCAGTGTATACTGACTGACACCATTCACACCGACATCTGAATCCTTTGCAAGCTCTAAGGCAAACTGAGTGCCAGGACTTGCTACTAATTCTGTGATCTCTATAATTCGATCATTAGATGAGAATGTTGGAGAATTATCATTAATATCCAGAATCTCTATCTCCAGACTAATAAGCTCCAGAGGATTCTCAGCCACAACCTCTAACTGCAGTAAGCAGTGGGGACTAGATCCACACAGGCTCTCCCTATCAATCCTCTCCTTCACAACCAACCCTCCATTGTCCTGATTTACACTGAAATATTGTTGGGATTGCTCAGATCTCAGATGGATCCTGCGCTGAGAGAGCTCGGCCCGTTTTATCCCCAGATCCTGAGCTACATTTCCTACCAATGTCCCCGGCTCAGGCTCCTCAACAATAGAATAACGCAGCTGCCCAGAGACCCAGCCCCAGCTACAAAGGAGAAAGGAGCAGACTACTTGCCATTTCCAGCTCTGATAAAAGCCTCTGATGTCCATATCTTAAATGATTGCCTTGATATTTGATGTCATGTAGATGCTGTGTAATCCCAGCTGCATGAGGATCATGAATTTATCTGTCCATATTCCCCAAAATATAATCCATCTGAGGAAAACAATCATCCACAGGGCTCTCATCAGCGCCGCAGCTCTTCTTTGTGTGAGAGAAACGATGGGAGGGTGAATCACTGAGCCAGGGGGAGGAGAGCGCAGGGCTGACATGAGCACATTCTGTAGTGCTGCTGAAATGAAGGACTGGATGACAAGACTACCCTCTACTGGCCAAAAGTGagaatgcagtacataagtagAACAGAATTGGATTGAAATGTACTAAAAATCCAATCCAGTTATGAAGCTTTTTGTATACATTTCAGTGCTATATAAATTGTGCTTCACATTAGATCTGAATTTAATTAATGAAAATAGGGAAAACTATTGTAAAAATTATAAAATACACCTT
The nucleotide sequence above comes from Eleutherodactylus coqui strain aEleCoq1 chromosome 2, aEleCoq1.hap1, whole genome shotgun sequence. Encoded proteins:
- the LOC136611234 gene encoding protocadherin gamma-C5-like isoform X20 — translated: MDIRGFYQSWKWQVVCSFLLCSWGWVSGQLRYSIVEEPEPGTLVGNVAQDLGIKRAELSQRRIHLRSEQSQQYFSVNQDNGGLVVKERIDRESLCGSSPHCLLQLEVVAENPLELISLEIEILDINDNSPTFSSNDRIIEITELVASPGTQFALELAKDSDVGVNGVSQYTLNTNPYFSLSVKSHKHGTLIPQLILEKVLDREEKQEHHLILTAIDGGEPARSGTCRITVLVLDINDNPPVFNQSVYKVSIRENLPLKTVILTLNATDQDDGANGEIEFFFEDHTFESAKRLFALNQQTGEIYVNNLVDFEELNFYELSIKAEDKGFPKLKGNCIVHVEIEDVNDNPPVITFSTVINNIPENALIGTVVGFINVNDKDSGKNGEIRLNLSPNVPFRIRSNQNRYVLVTDGNLDREETPQYTIELTASDLGSPPLYSKTSVTLRVSDINDNAPLFTQSTYNAFIKENSDPGTLLCTVSASDLDEGVNSDLVYSIVESQIDGSSVSSFVYIHSNDGNIYAQRSFDYEQIQVLQITIKVEDSGSPQLSSTVPVFLFILDTNDNPPTLLYPEHSEDLIVQERIPKSTSAGYLVTKLSAVDLDSGHNAWLLFTLIHPINYSSFQVSKHTGEVRTVRGFQEAENMEQQLVISISDQGSPPLSTTVTVLVSMADEVIVERPKSGDFLTNSKPPSDMTLYLIISLVAISLVSLVTFMILLVKCLRKDSYDWGSSCCLLGGSQSKPYTDQYQPALYLNTDGTLKYMEVRMVPPGSQGQSYQTHLPPAPEQQDFSIVQPVNYPQLKDIYQEASSEGESLNDLNNAQPNAEWRFSQAQRPGPSGAQPTEEAGVWPNNQFETERLQAMILASANEAAEGTSGLGGGTGTMGLSARYGPQFTLQHVPDYRQNVYIPGSTLTPTNAGGKRDGKVGGNKKKSGKKDKK